One Aegilops tauschii subsp. strangulata cultivar AL8/78 chromosome 7, Aet v6.0, whole genome shotgun sequence genomic window carries:
- the LOC141026857 gene encoding uncharacterized protein gives MSTIWRAWAPAKHKFFAWLLAQKRIMTADRLLARQWPNSYFCPLCRRNLETAEHLMLQCPWTVSLWDLAANKFQLPALSPSSWRGNGTMEVWLSELSAVPATAKRARSLVLLLIWEIWREHNDRIFRNVECSPALVLFRVDEERISWALAGGRHLMMRE, from the coding sequence ATGTCCACGATTTGGAGAGCTTGGGCGCCGGCGAAGCACAAGTTTTTTGCCTGGCTTCTTGCGCAAAAAAGGATCATGACTGCCGATAGGCTGCTGGCTAGGCAATGGCCGAACTCTTATTTTTGCCCACTATGTCGGCGGAACCTCGAGACAGCTGAGCACCTCATGTTGCAATGTCCTTGGACGGTCAGCCTCTGGGACCTGGCGGCTAACAAATTCCAGCTTCCGGCTCTTTCGCCTTCGTCCTGGCGTGGGAATGGCACCATGGAGGTTTGGCTTAGCGAGCTGTCCGCCGTCCCGGCGACGGCAAAGAGGGCGCGCTCCTTGGTGCTGCTGCTGATCTGGGAAATTTGGCGGGAGCACAATGATCGCATCTTCCGGAACGTGGAGTGCTCACCTGCATTGGTCCTTTTCAGAGTTGACGAAGAGAGGATCTCCTGGGCGCTGGCGGGAGGCCGACACTTGATGATGCGAGAGTAG